Part of the Xanthomonas sp. SI genome is shown below.
GAGGTGGACGACGACTATTCGCCCGCGGCCAAGGCCGCCGCGGATGCCGCCGACCCGCGCGTGCAGGCCTGGGAAGAGCTGATGTGGCGCTTCCAGAAGCAGCTGCCGGGTTCGGCGCCGGGCGAGAAATGGCGCGAGGCGCTGCAGATTTTTTCGCTGCAGGCGGCGATGGCGGAGCAGGCGCGGGACTGAGATCTCTTGGTAAGGACTGCGCTCCTGCCATGCCGAAAAACCACCCTGTAGGAGCGGCTTCAGCCGCGACAGACTGCATCGGTAGAGCGCGTCGCGGCTGAAGCCGCTCCTACAGAATCGTGCGCGATGCAGGCAATGACGCTGCGAAAGCATTTCAGTCCCGATGCTTGCGAAGCCGTCAGGACCACTACTTCGTTCGTCGCGGCTGAAGCCGCTCCTACAGGGGCGCGTGCGCGGCGTGGGGCCGCGCACGCATCTCGCGCTATACCTGCTGCGCGGCCAGGTCCGCGCTCCAGAACGGGCCATCCGGATACAGGTACTGGGTGACCGACTGCGCGTGCATCTCGGCCGAGAAGCCCGGCAGCGTCGGCGCCAGGTAGCGGCCGTGTTCGATGCGTACCGGGTCGACGAAGTGCTGGTGCAGATGATCGACGAATTCGATCGCGCGGTCTTCCATCTTGCCGGTGATGGCGACGAAGTCGGCCATCGCCAGGTGCTGCACCAGCTCGCACAGGCCGACGCCGCCGGCATGCGGAAACACGCGCACGCCGAACTTCGCCGCCAGCAGCAGGATCGCCAGGTTCTCGTTGACCCCGCCCACGCGCGCGGCGTCGATCTGGATCAGGTCCACCGCACCGGCCTGCAGCAGTTGCTTGAACACAACGCGGTTCTGCGTGTGCTCGCCGGTGGACACCGGCACCGGCGCGATGCCCTGGCGGATCGCGGCGTGGCCGAGCACGTCGTCGGGGCTGGTCGGCTCCTCGATCCAGGCGATGTCGAACTCGGCCAGCTGGCGCATCCAGGCGATCGCCGGGCCCACGTCCCAGCGCTGGTTGGCGTCCACCGCCATCGCGATGTCCGGACCGATCGCTGCGCGCGCCAGGCGGCAACGGCGGATGTCGTCCTGCACATTGGCGCCGACCTTGAGCTTGATGGTGCGGAAGCCGTCGGCCACCGCTTCCTTGGCCAGGCGCACCAGCTTCTCGTCGGAGTAGCCGAGCCAGCCGGGCGAGGTGGTGTAGGCCGGGTAGCCCTGTTCGAGCAGCGTCTGCAGGCGTTCGGCGCGCAGCGGTTCGGCCGCGCGCAGCATGGCCAGCGC
Proteins encoded:
- a CDS encoding L-rhamnose mutarotase; amino-acid sequence: MPRHCYLLDLHDDPALIAEYERWHRPDTVWPEIVASLRNAGIRELDIHRCGDRLVMLMEVDDDYSPAAKAAADAADPRVQAWEELMWRFQKQLPGSAPGEKWREALQIFSLQAAMAEQARD
- a CDS encoding L-fuconate dehydratase codes for the protein MSKIVALETFDVRFPTSRELDGSDAMNPDPDYSAAYLRLRTDANDGLAGYGLVFTIGRGNDVQSAAIAALSHHVVGRDVEDVIGDLGGFARSLTDDSQLRWLGPEKGVMHMAIGGVINAAWDMAARRAGKPLWRYIAELSPEQLVATIDFRYLSDALTSDEALAMLRAAEPLRAERLQTLLEQGYPAYTTSPGWLGYSDEKLVRLAKEAVADGFRTIKLKVGANVQDDIRRCRLARAAIGPDIAMAVDANQRWDVGPAIAWMRQLAEFDIAWIEEPTSPDDVLGHAAIRQGIAPVPVSTGEHTQNRVVFKQLLQAGAVDLIQIDAARVGGVNENLAILLLAAKFGVRVFPHAGGVGLCELVQHLAMADFVAITGKMEDRAIEFVDHLHQHFVDPVRIEHGRYLAPTLPGFSAEMHAQSVTQYLYPDGPFWSADLAAQQV